The proteins below come from a single Argentina anserina chromosome 1, drPotAnse1.1, whole genome shotgun sequence genomic window:
- the LOC126795991 gene encoding protein SET DOMAIN GROUP 40: MCFGNKKSGTLYSFNHFHSLTMEEEEDNLEKLLKWAAELGISDSKNGGHSCLGHSLVVSYFHGAGGRGLGAARHLEKGELVLSVPKSALITTQALLLRDDRLSLAVSAHSSLSPTQRLSVCLLYEMGKGKASWWHPYLINLPRSYDIVATFGEFEKQALQVDDAIWAAEKAIAKAEFEWKETNALMEQLKLKPQLRTFRAWLWASATVSSRTMHIPWDRAGCLCPVGDLFNYSAPSEESDFENIEHRTHDLALEDISTVKEEASCMLDMEQLDSNSGRLTDGRFEDNLGAYSFYAKKSYRKGEQVLLSYGTYTNLELLEHYGFLLIENPNDKVFVPLEPEIYSSCSWPKESLYIHQSGKPSFTLLSALRLWATPVSQRRSVGHLAYSGHQLSIENEMFIMRWISKKCDNTMKNLPTTLKEDVFLLAVIDKIQNVDAPFEFGNLSSVSVNEICTFRATLLKKGDSEALSRKTMQRLRERWRLAIEWRLSHKKILVDCMSFCDEMIHVLSSQIVHSQR, encoded by the exons ATGTGTTTTGGGAACAAAAAAAGTGGCACCCTTTATTCATTTAACCACTTCCACAGTTTAAcaatggaggaagaagaagacaaccTCGAAAAGCTTCTGAAATGGGCAGCCGAGTTGGGGATATCAGACTCGAAAAACGGCGGGCATTCATGCTTGGGCCACTCTCTCGTCGTCTCCTACTTCCACGGCGCCGGCGG GAGAGGTTTGGGCGCTGCTCGTCACCTTGAGAAAGGCGAGTTGGTTCTCTCAGTCCCCAAATCGGCTCTCATTACAACTCAAGCTCTGTTACTGAGAGATGATCGTCTCTCTCTCGCTGTCAGTGCTCatagctctctctctcctacccag AGATTGAGTGTTTGTTTGCTCTATGAAATGGGTAAGGGGAAGGCTTCATGGTGGCACCCTTACCTGATTAATTTGCCACGGAGCTACGACATTGTAGCAACATTTGGTGAATTTGAGAAGCAAGCTCTGCAG GTGGATGATGCTATCTGGGCTGCTGAGAAGGCCATTGCCAAGGCTGAGTTTGAGTGGAAAGAAACCAATGCGCTTATGGAACAACTTAAGCTCAAGCCACAACTTCGAACATTTAGGGCATGGCTTTGGGCTTCTGCAACT GTATCCTCGCGGACGATGCATATACCATGGGATAGAGCTGGATGTTTATGTCCTGTTGGAGACTTATTTAATTATTCCGCACCCTCAGAAGAATcagattttgaaaatatagaGCATAGAACACATGACTTGGCTTTAGAGGATATCTCTACAGTGAAAGAGGAAGCTTCGTGTATGCTTGATATGGAGCAGCTTGATTCTAATTCGGGAAGATTAACTGATGGAAGGTTTGAGGACAATCTTGGGGCGTATAGCTTCTATGCGAAAAAAAGTTACAGAAAAGGAGAGCAG GTACTTTTGAGCTATGGAACATACACAAATTTGGAGCTTCTTGAGCACTATGGCTTTCTTTTAATTGAAAATCCAAATGACAAAGTTTTTGTTCCCTTAGAACCAGAAATATATTCCTCTTGTTCATGGCCTAAGGAATCCCTGTATATCCATCAAAGTGGAAAACCGTCTTTCACTCTCCTCTCGGCTCTGCGATTATGGGCAACCCCAGTAAGCCAGCGAAGATCTGTTGGACACCTTGCTTATTCAGGGCACCAACTCTCAATTGAAAATGAGATGTTTATTATGAGATGGATATCAAAGAAGTGTGACAATACTATGAAGAATCTGCCTACAACTTTAAAAGAAGATGTTTTTCTATTAGCTGTCATTGACAAAATCCAAAATGTTGATGCTCCTTTTGAGTTTGGGAATCTTTCCTCTGTATCAGTAAATGAGATTTGTACTTTCAGGGCTACACTTTTGAAGAAGGGAGATTCTGAAGCACTGTCAAGGAAAACTATGCAGCGGTTGAGGGAGAGATGGAGATTAGCTATTGAGTGGAGACTCAGTCATAAGAAAATTCTGGTTGATTGTATGTCTTTCTGTGATGAAATGATACATGTTCTATCTTCTCAAATAGTCCATTCCCAAAGATGA